The DNA sequence GGGCTTCCTCTTCTTCCCCGTCGAAGTCGTCGCCGGAGTCCCCGGCCGAGGACTTAGCTGATGGGTTGTCGGAGCTGTCCGTATcgaaggtgatttttttttttttttggtttttcaattttattgtcCTTACTCTGGTCACGTAGGACAAGTTTTAATCAATCTGGACCTGATGGTGATCTTCTTTCGCTACCGGATTATTACTGGAGAGTGTAGGAGCATGATTGATGTATTTGATATCTGCTGTATCTTCTACGCCTTAAAATAGAGCATGAATGAACATTTAATTGAATGCATAGGAGCAGAGTAAATGGGAGTTGCAATGGATAGGAAAAGGtacattttttttgctttttccctgTCTAGAATTGCTTAAATATATAAGCATAACCAAAGCTGTAAACTTTTTTTCTGAATTGTCTGTTAAATTCGCTGAGTGCTGCGTAGAGGGTTGTTCCATCTTAATTCTAGCAATGTGTAATTATAGaaacaaatttttgtgtttATGTAGGCGATGGGATGTATTATGTAGAAATGATATAGCTACTTTGTGAGGTCCaggattattttcttttttctgtctcCACTGTCAGTGTGTCTTTGTTGATTAGTTGCATCTGTTAATTTAAGTGGGTTAAACTTTTGTCTAGTTGTATTTTCTGGTTTATTTGAGTTAATTTTCTGCTCTTTTTGCTATAGGGAACTGAAAGCAATATAGTCGAGACTCCAAACCACATAGCACCCGCACGCCAAAGATCAATGAGGCGTAATGGCATGTCGCCAGGCCCATTTGACTCTCGACAAACCAACCCAGCTTCTAGGAATGGTCGACAAACTAACCCAGCTTCTAGGAATGCGCATCAGCAGCCGCGGAGCTCTTCTTTCAGAAACCGTAGCGGTGGGCAACATATTCGTGCTACTGATTTTCACCAACACCGAGGAAATCAAGAGTGGCATTCCCCTCAAGTTGGAGGATTTGATCCGAGGTTTATGAGGCCGATGCCACCATTCCCTCTCCCTATCCCTTTTCCTCATCCTTATCATCCACTCCCACCACAACAGGCATTTTCATTGGGTAACCCCTTAGTCTATCCTGGTAAGCCAAATTGACTGTCTATGTCTTGTATGTTAAATTGCTAGATTGCTAGATGTTTGGTTGTTGATATCTCGATAATTTCTCAGAGATGGCACCTCGTTTTTTCCCAACTCTATCTCCGGATATACAAGCCGGCGGACCCATTCCAGTGCTGCCCTATTCTCCATTGCATTTTGAGATATTGCGGCAGATTGAGTATTATTTCAGGTACTTACATTTCTctagttcttcattttttattgaacTGTACTTTTTCTTTGTGACATTCTAACTCCCATCTGCCATTCAATTCTGGTCGTGCAGTAAGGATAATCTAATAAAAGATCTCCACTTTCGGAAGGAATGGAATGGTCAGGGCTGGGTCCACATTTCAATAATAGCCGCATTTAAAAAGGTGAGTTTATTTCAGGATGATTTAAGTGATGGCGTGGTTCTATACTGCATTTTTAGCTGAGTGTGGTCTTATATTGCTTTTAGATCCAATTCTATATTTATGTGTCTAATGCATGGAGAAGCACATTGTTCATCGTGTTGTTTTGTTGGGTTTTCTGCAAATTTTTGTGTGTATAGACTTTTGATTTTTCAGAGTTATGTGTAGGCAGATCGTAGGGAAACATAAGTAGCTACATACTTAACAAGAAAGAGCTTGACTTGTGTGTGCTCATGTGCTTGAGCGTGCATTCTGATAGTACAGTACGAAGTTATTGTCTTGTTCTTTGAACTTGTAGTTAAGTATAAGGTCTTTGGGTGAAGAAGTTAGTTATATTTAATTTCTAAACACGCGCTTGAGTGAACAATTGAGATTTAAAAGGAGACATTCCAATATTgtcaatcaactttttttagTCAGATTCAGGTACCAGTAGAGCAACCCCATACGTTTAAAAATTATTCCCGGACACTGAAGTTGCATTTTTACTCTATGCTCCAACCACATATTCAGTGGAATAACTCTTTTCTCGTGTACAAATTGCATTTTACATTCCCAATCTTCACTTGAATTTAGCTATAGCATTTGATAATGTTGTAAAGTCGAGTGCGAAACTGAATCATATTTGTGAATGCACGAATTTGCCTGGCCCTGCCATGTGATGTTCTGTTCCCAATACGTTGAGTCAGTAAACAGTATGTTCTCTGCCCCTTTATACAGGTTTCAAGTATGACAAGGGATATTAATCTTATTTTGGATGCCATACGAACTTCAACCATGTTGGAAATACAGGTATAATTTAGTAAACCTCTATGCATGAGCTGAGTCTGAATTAAGTATGTCTCGTTACACTGTTTTAGATAATTATGGGTTCTTCTTTTATTCGATGTTGTACTTTAGGGTGAAATGGTAAGGAAGCGAGATGACTGGGAGAGATGGCTTGTTCCTAAGGACTTCAAGTTCTCCAGCGATAGAAGCGCTCCAAACCAGTAGATACACTGGGCATTGACAAAATCATCTCTCAATGATTTGGGCACTGACCATTACTGTGTTTGTAACATGCCAATATCTTTCCTTGATACTTTTGTGGATAGATCCTCGTTGTATGTTGAGATGGAAGTCAATTGGGTCATCACTTTGTTAGATCCAAATCACTGTATTTGGCTGAAAAAGGGAGTGCGCTGGAATGTGAGAGACCCAGAATGGAAGCTTCTTTTTGGTTGGTCTGGGTTTGGAGGAATTTGTTGTCAACGGTAATTATCCACTTGGAGACAACCTTGCCTGAAGAGTGTGGAACATTCGTTCTTGACAACCTTGCCTGAAGAGTGTGGAACATTCGTGCTTGTTAAGCAcacaaacaaaggaataacaaGTCTTGTGAATTGTGGATCAATAGCCAATGGAAGGAATAGCTGGTCGAGCTGATGGCACGAATGATGAGGACATGCATCAGGATAGTACTTGTTGAAGTTAATGTGTCATCTTGGGACCTAGTTTTTGCCCCTTGGATGGTTATTTTTGCTCGATCATTGGGGGCGATCTTCCTCCggttttgaagatgaagataccATGCCAAAAGATGCAAGAAAGCGAACTCTGGTTGTTACATGCTTTTTCACGAGAAAAGGAGGGAAGAAACTGTTCTAGTTGATGCTGCAACTGGCCCACACGACTGCTGTCTTTGATCACGCGATGCCCTGTCAGCTCACAATAAGTCTTCGTCATACCAATATGTTCTTTAGCTTATGATGTACCCATCTTTGCCCCATCTTGATACTTGCCTGCGCTGAAGTTGTCTCAGCAATAGAGTCAGAGCAAGTCATGGCTTTCTTTAGTGAAATGTACAGGTAATTGAACTCTGATTTTGTCGTTTTCACGTCCATATATGCATTCATTTATTCTGGATGTCGAAAGTTCTAGCCGATGTGAGTTGCAGGATTTTATTTCATCGTTTGAAATGTTTCCATGTAAGATCATCTACTTACTTGGGGTCTGCTGGTACACTGCTCTGAGGATGGTGCAACTTACAGGGCTGAAATCTGTCAAAGACGAAATGTTTTGATTAAGAGGACAAGGTGGCCTTTTCTCGGGAAACATTCAGTCGATAAACCTGAGCAGAATCGAGGGCTTCGTTCATGTCATTGCTTAGCAACATGGCCCAAATATGCAAGCTTAAAAAAGCTCGTTGTTCTGTTTGATT is a window from the Rhodamnia argentea isolate NSW1041297 chromosome 8, ASM2092103v1, whole genome shotgun sequence genome containing:
- the LOC115744664 gene encoding la-related protein 1C-like isoform X1 encodes the protein MAAIAPPSPSPSPVADAGRSDGRSEPSGNAGGAPAWNKPAGGRGPGGEAESSLLGSGAWPALSDSARASSSSPSKSSPESPAEDLADGLSELSVSKGTESNIVETPNHIAPARQRSMRRNGMSPGPFDSRQTNPASRNGRQTNPASRNAHQQPRSSSFRNRSGGQHIRATDFHQHRGNQEWHSPQVGGFDPRFMRPMPPFPLPIPFPHPYHPLPPQQAFSLGNPLVYPEMAPRFFPTLSPDIQAGGPIPVLPYSPLHFEILRQIEYYFSKDNLIKDLHFRKEWNGQGWVHISIIAAFKKVSSMTRDINLILDAIRTSTMLEIQGEMVRKRDDWERWLVPKDFKFSSDRSAPNQ
- the LOC115744664 gene encoding la-related protein 1C-like isoform X2; translated protein: MAAIAPPSPSPSPVADAGRSDGRSEPSGNAGGAPAWNKPAGGRGPGGEAESSLLGSGAWPALSDSARASSSSPSKSSPESPAEDLADGLSELSVSKGTESNIVETPNHIAPARQRSMRRNGMSPGPFDSRQTNPASRNAHQQPRSSSFRNRSGGQHIRATDFHQHRGNQEWHSPQVGGFDPRFMRPMPPFPLPIPFPHPYHPLPPQQAFSLGNPLVYPEMAPRFFPTLSPDIQAGGPIPVLPYSPLHFEILRQIEYYFSKDNLIKDLHFRKEWNGQGWVHISIIAAFKKVSSMTRDINLILDAIRTSTMLEIQGEMVRKRDDWERWLVPKDFKFSSDRSAPNQ